Proteins encoded by one window of Streptomyces uncialis:
- a CDS encoding acetylxylan esterase, with protein MPAPEPRPEPAADPGPPDHSTGSEVPGFAHGFPFDPAYGYTPARLLGVSAPPAPAGFDAFWRARYAAARAVAPEPRVGPVEVEDERHGVRVRRVTYASTGGIRTGGWLVLPADGRAVTHGFVIGHGYGGRDTPAPELPLPLAGAAALLPCVRGMGRLGRLPGIPDTADAHVLHGISARDTYVLGDCVADLWCAASALLELVPELAGPGAPRLGYVGESFGGGLGALALPWDERFGAAQLTVPTFGNHPLRLTLPCVGSGEAVRAHRAGHPGVTEVLRWYDAATAATRLRTPTLVAPALFDPAVPPPGQFAVYNALAGPRELHVLTAGHFEHPGTRSEYAALDAARRRFFATWLVADEKP; from the coding sequence ATGCCCGCCCCCGAACCCCGCCCCGAACCGGCCGCCGACCCCGGCCCCCCGGACCACTCCACCGGATCCGAGGTTCCGGGGTTCGCGCACGGATTCCCCTTCGACCCGGCCTACGGCTACACGCCGGCCCGGCTGCTCGGTGTCTCCGCGCCCCCGGCGCCCGCCGGGTTCGACGCGTTCTGGCGGGCGCGGTACGCGGCGGCGCGAGCGGTCGCGCCGGAGCCCCGGGTCGGTCCGGTGGAGGTGGAGGACGAACGGCACGGCGTCCGCGTACGCCGGGTCACCTACGCCTCCACCGGAGGCATCCGGACCGGCGGCTGGCTGGTGCTGCCCGCCGACGGGCGGGCCGTCACCCACGGATTCGTGATCGGGCACGGGTACGGGGGCCGGGACACCCCCGCGCCGGAGCTCCCGCTGCCGCTCGCCGGGGCCGCCGCCCTGCTGCCCTGTGTCCGGGGGATGGGCCGCCTCGGACGGCTGCCGGGCATCCCGGACACCGCCGACGCCCATGTCCTGCACGGGATCTCGGCACGGGACACCTATGTGCTCGGTGACTGCGTCGCCGACCTGTGGTGCGCGGCGTCCGCGCTGCTGGAACTGGTACCGGAGCTGGCCGGGCCCGGTGCCCCGCGCCTCGGGTACGTGGGGGAGAGCTTCGGCGGGGGGCTCGGGGCGCTGGCCCTGCCGTGGGACGAGCGGTTCGGGGCGGCCCAGCTCACCGTGCCCACCTTCGGGAACCATCCGCTGCGGCTGACACTGCCGTGCGTGGGCAGCGGCGAGGCGGTCCGCGCCCATCGGGCCGGGCACCCCGGGGTGACGGAGGTCCTCCGCTGGTACGACGCGGCGACGGCGGCGACCCGGCTGCGGACCCCCACCCTCGTCGCCCCCGCGCTGTTCGACCCGGCGGTGCCGCCGCCGGGACAGTTCGCGGTGTACAACGCCCTCGCCGGGCCCCGGGAACTGCATGTGCTGACGGCCGGGCACTTCGAGCACCCGGGGACCCGTTCCGAGTACGCCGCGCTGGACGCCGCACGCCGCCGGTTCTTCGCCACCTGGCTGGTCGCGGACGAGAAGCCCTGA
- a CDS encoding LacI family DNA-binding transcriptional regulator: protein MSTVPTVYDVAERSGVSIATVSRVYRNPDSVRQQTRDRVLAAARELGYVPSGNARGLASRSTGVLGLCFPDSSDPDTESEAGESDDDDAAMLYSDQIIRGMERAARRHGYALLIAASLKVGPESLVAKVAGRVDGFAVLARTVPTEDLEVMSRRLPVVMLAGPRESEQLDHLDHIEVANEYGERELTRHLLADHGLSRLAFIGSAEDSPDVAARFRGYRAACAAAGVPVGDVPDLRAPTMTQAEGARAADALLDRAAAEGTPPPQGMLFANDQMAVGALHALERRGVRVPDDIAVTGFDGIPLSRLVRPALTTVRQPMRRMGEAAVELLVQRLAGRNGTGTGAGSDLTVRPGVPVSLMLPVSVARRASCGCG, encoded by the coding sequence GTGAGCACAGTCCCCACGGTGTACGACGTCGCGGAGCGCTCGGGTGTCTCCATCGCGACGGTGTCACGGGTGTACCGCAACCCGGACTCCGTACGGCAGCAGACCCGGGACCGGGTGCTCGCCGCCGCCCGCGAACTGGGCTACGTACCGAGCGGGAACGCCCGGGGGCTGGCGAGCCGGTCGACCGGCGTCCTCGGACTCTGCTTCCCGGACTCCTCCGACCCCGACACCGAGTCGGAGGCGGGGGAATCGGACGACGACGACGCCGCGATGCTGTACTCGGACCAGATCATCCGCGGGATGGAACGCGCCGCCCGGCGCCACGGCTACGCGCTGCTGATCGCCGCCTCGCTCAAGGTCGGGCCGGAGAGCCTGGTCGCCAAGGTCGCGGGCCGGGTGGACGGCTTCGCCGTACTGGCGCGGACCGTGCCCACCGAGGACCTGGAGGTCATGTCCCGGCGGCTGCCGGTCGTGATGCTCGCCGGTCCCCGTGAGTCCGAGCAGCTCGATCATCTCGACCACATCGAGGTCGCCAACGAGTACGGCGAGCGCGAGCTCACCCGGCACCTCCTGGCAGATCACGGACTGAGCCGGCTCGCGTTCATCGGCAGCGCCGAGGACTCCCCGGACGTCGCGGCCCGCTTCCGGGGCTACCGTGCGGCATGCGCGGCGGCGGGGGTCCCCGTGGGGGACGTACCCGATCTGCGGGCGCCGACGATGACCCAGGCGGAGGGCGCACGGGCCGCCGACGCGCTGCTCGACCGCGCCGCCGCCGAAGGCACGCCCCCACCGCAGGGCATGCTCTTCGCCAACGACCAGATGGCCGTCGGCGCGTTGCATGCCCTGGAACGCCGGGGCGTGCGGGTCCCGGACGACATCGCCGTGACCGGTTTCGACGGCATCCCGCTGAGCCGTCTCGTCCGCCCCGCCCTCACCACCGTCCGCCAGCCGATGCGGCGGATGGGCGAGGCCGCCGTCGAGCTGCTCGTCCAGCGGCTGGCCGGACGGAACGGGACGGGGACGGGCGCCGGGAGCGATCTGACGGTGCGGCCCGGGGTACCGGTGTCGCTGATGCTTCCCGTGTCGGTGGCCCGCCGGGCGAGCTGCGGCTGCGGCTGA
- a CDS encoding heavy-metal-associated domain-containing protein yields the protein MTRSVTYAVPGMVCGNCADLITEEVSRIAGVTGVSVAVEAGTVTVTSDRPLPLTEVRAAVEEAGYEIRHR from the coding sequence GTGACCCGGTCCGTCACGTACGCCGTACCGGGCATGGTCTGCGGCAACTGCGCGGACCTGATCACCGAGGAGGTGTCCCGGATCGCCGGGGTGACCGGGGTGTCCGTGGCGGTCGAGGCCGGAACCGTGACGGTCACCAGCGACCGCCCCCTGCCGCTCACGGAGGTCCGCGCGGCGGTCGAGGAGGCGGGCTACGAGATCCGGCACCGCTGA
- a CDS encoding TetR/AcrR family transcriptional regulator: protein MPSTASPAPRPRRADAERSRAAVLDAATALLAERPDAGMRDIAAAAGVTRQTVYAHFASRDALVGAVTERVTGEAVAAMDEAGLEEGPAAEALTRLQDIGWRLFRRNPVVIQAGTDPVRGGSGETLHEPVDARLTRLVERGQRDGEFDPAPPAAWLVAVVTALGHAAGHEVAAGRMSADEGADALRTATLRALGAPPSVPGDAPSPP, encoded by the coding sequence ATGCCGTCCACCGCTTCTCCCGCCCCCCGGCCCCGACGGGCCGACGCCGAACGCAGCCGGGCGGCCGTCCTCGACGCGGCGACCGCCCTGCTCGCCGAGCGGCCGGACGCCGGCATGCGCGACATCGCCGCGGCGGCGGGTGTGACCCGCCAGACGGTCTACGCCCACTTCGCCTCCCGGGACGCACTGGTCGGCGCGGTGACGGAACGGGTCACCGGTGAGGCGGTCGCCGCGATGGACGAGGCGGGGCTGGAGGAGGGCCCGGCGGCGGAGGCGCTGACGCGGCTCCAGGACATCGGCTGGCGGCTGTTCCGCCGGAACCCGGTCGTGATCCAGGCGGGCACGGACCCCGTCCGGGGCGGTTCCGGCGAGACGCTGCACGAGCCCGTCGACGCCCGGCTCACCCGGCTCGTCGAACGGGGCCAGCGGGACGGGGAGTTCGACCCCGCTCCCCCGGCGGCGTGGCTGGTCGCCGTGGTGACCGCGCTGGGCCATGCGGCGGGCCACGAGGTCGCGGCGGGGCGGATGTCGGCGGACGAGGGCGCGGACGCGCTGCGCACCGCGACGCTCCGCGCCCTCGGCGCCCCGCCGTCCGTCCCGGGGGACGCCCCTTCGCCCCCCTGA
- a CDS encoding nuclear transport factor 2 family protein gives MTVPDLLATEPERFLTEFFASLTEDVLSGDDDPGGPVDRHFTPDIVQISDGIALTRERLVAHMRPVRRNAVECRYEMHEVLAVGSRVAARFTLHARMRKGRTLATEVHFIGDFAPDGRMRRAHQLTRALPGPVEGER, from the coding sequence ATGACCGTGCCCGACCTCCTGGCCACCGAACCCGAACGGTTCCTGACCGAGTTCTTCGCCTCGCTGACGGAGGACGTCCTCAGCGGCGACGACGATCCCGGGGGACCGGTCGACCGGCACTTCACCCCGGACATCGTGCAGATCAGCGATGGGATCGCGCTGACCAGGGAACGGCTGGTCGCGCATATGCGCCCGGTCCGCAGGAACGCCGTCGAGTGCCGGTACGAGATGCATGAGGTGCTCGCGGTCGGATCGCGGGTAGCGGCGCGGTTCACCCTGCACGCCCGGATGCGCAAGGGCCGGACCCTCGCCACCGAGGTGCACTTCATCGGGGACTTCGCCCCGGACGGCCGGATGCGCCGGGCCCATCAGCTCACCCGCGCGCTGCCCGGGCCGGTCGAGGGGGAACGGTGA